From the Streptomyces nigrescens genome, one window contains:
- a CDS encoding ABC transporter ATP-binding protein — MSLELTDVTLTYPDGDARLTALDRVSLTVPAGCLTAVIGPSGSGKSSLLAVAATLIGPDRGRVVIDGTDTAGLGRSELTRLRRTTIGTVFQQPNLLPSLTAAEQLEVMARLDGRPSRTARVRARELLAAVGLAELAGRRPHQLSGGQRQRINIARALMNEPAVLLVDEPTSALDHERGAAVLTLLRTLTQERATATVLVTHDRAHLDAADEVAEVLDGRLRPHRCARR; from the coding sequence ATGAGCCTCGAACTGACCGATGTCACCCTCACCTACCCCGACGGCGACGCCCGGCTGACCGCGCTGGACCGGGTCTCGCTGACCGTGCCCGCCGGCTGTCTGACGGCGGTGATCGGGCCGTCCGGCTCCGGCAAGTCCAGCCTGCTCGCGGTCGCCGCCACGCTGATCGGCCCGGACCGCGGACGGGTGGTGATCGACGGCACGGACACCGCGGGACTCGGCCGCTCCGAGCTGACGAGGCTGCGCCGCACCACCATCGGCACGGTCTTCCAGCAGCCGAACCTGCTGCCGTCGCTGACGGCCGCCGAGCAGCTGGAGGTGATGGCCCGTCTGGACGGCCGCCCGTCCCGTACGGCGCGCGTCCGGGCGCGGGAACTACTGGCGGCGGTCGGCCTGGCGGAGCTGGCGGGGCGGCGGCCGCATCAGCTGTCGGGCGGCCAGCGGCAGCGGATCAACATCGCGCGGGCGCTGATGAACGAGCCCGCGGTGCTGCTGGTGGACGAGCCGACCAGCGCCCTGGACCACGAACGGGGCGCCGCGGTGCTCACCCTGCTGCGCACCCTCACCCAGGAGCGCGCCACCGCGACGGTGCTGGTCACCCACGACCGGGCGCATCTGGACGCGGCGGACGAGGTCGCCGAGGTGCTGGACGGCCGGCTCCGCCCGCACCGCTGCGCCCGCCGCTGA
- a CDS encoding pyrimidine reductase family protein encodes MRRLFPLPAPPVPAPDLDRRGTGSTDPTDREWTLDELAEAYAYPAADDPARSGRPGWLRANMVSSLDGAAHHEGRSQPLSGAADMRIFGVLRGLADAVVVGAETVRQEGYRPARAREAFAARRAAAGQGPAPAIAVVTAGLGLDFTLPLFTEPHVPTVVLTGAGAPADRVDRARAAGAEVLFAGEGLGVDPARVAGVLAGRGHRRLLTEGGPRLLGQLAAADALDEMCLSLAPVVAVGDAPRIMNGPAVAVPERFALASVLEEAGFLFTRYRRS; translated from the coding sequence ATGCGACGCCTGTTCCCGCTCCCCGCCCCACCCGTTCCGGCCCCTGACCTCGACCGCAGGGGAACGGGGAGCACCGACCCCACGGACCGTGAGTGGACGCTGGACGAGCTCGCCGAGGCCTATGCGTACCCGGCTGCGGACGACCCGGCGCGCTCCGGGCGGCCCGGCTGGCTGCGGGCGAACATGGTGTCCTCCCTGGACGGCGCGGCCCATCACGAGGGCCGCTCGCAGCCGCTCTCCGGCGCCGCCGACATGCGGATCTTCGGGGTGCTGCGGGGGCTCGCGGATGCCGTGGTGGTGGGGGCGGAGACGGTGCGGCAGGAGGGCTACCGGCCGGCCCGTGCCCGGGAGGCGTTCGCCGCCCGGCGGGCCGCCGCCGGCCAGGGCCCGGCCCCCGCCATCGCCGTGGTGACCGCCGGCCTCGGGCTGGACTTCACCCTGCCGCTGTTCACCGAGCCGCATGTGCCCACCGTGGTGCTGACCGGTGCGGGTGCGCCGGCGGACCGGGTGGACCGGGCCCGTGCGGCGGGCGCCGAGGTGCTGTTCGCGGGGGAGGGGCTGGGTGTCGACCCGGCCCGGGTGGCCGGGGTGCTGGCCGGGCGGGGCCACCGCCGGCTGCTGACGGAGGGCGGGCCGAGGCTGCTGGGGCAGCTGGCGGCGGCCGATGCGCTGGACGAGATGTGTCTGTCGCTGGCTCCCGTGGTCGCCGTGGGCGACGCGCCGCGGATCATGAACGGTCCCGCCGTCGCGGTTCCGGAGCGCTTCGCCCTGGCATCGGTGTTGGAAGAGGCCGGGTTCCTGTTCACTCGCTACCGTCGGTCCTGA